The Microcoleus sp. AS-A8 genome segment CCGTTTGGGGACTGAAATTAATCAGATGTTAGCAAGATTGCAGGAGTCGCAATTACAGCTAAGTCAAAGCGAGGAACGTTATCGGTTAGTTGTTAACAACGTCCAAGAAGTAATTTTTCAAACAGACTCCAGTGGTAGGTGGACTTTTCTCAACCCAGCTTGGACAGAAATTACTGGATTTAGTGTTGAAGAAAGCTTAGGTAAACCTTGCTGCACGTTTATCCATCCGGAAGACCAAGGATACCATAACGAACACTTTCGCCAACTCATGGAAGGGAAAATACAAAATACGCGGTATGAGCTTCGCTTCCAAACGAATGACGGTTGCTATCGTATTTTTGAGCTACACTCCCGTCTGGTAGTGGGGTATTATCGTGAGATTGCAGGTATAGGAGGTACGCTCAATGATATCACCGAGCGCAAACTTGCCGAAGCGAGAGAACGCGAAAAAGCCCAAGAACTAGAGCGAACGTTACTGGAGTTGACTCAAACCCAGTCGCAACTAATTCAAAGTGAAAAAATGTCAAGCTTGGGACAGTTAGTTGCCGGAGTCGCCCATGAAATTAATAATCCGATCAGTTTTGTTTACGGCAACATTACTCATGCCAGCGGCTCTATTCAAGACCTACTTGACCTAATTAATTGTTATCAGCAACATTACCCTAATCCCTCAGCTGAAATTCTAGAAAAAATGGAGAACATAGACTATAATTTTGTGGTCACTGATTTACCCAAACTTTTAGCTTCAATAACAATAGGAACCGAGCGGATACGTGATATAGTTCAGTCCCTACGCAACTTTTCCCGACTGAATGAATCTGAGATAAAAATAGTAGATATCCATGAAGGAATTGAAAGTACTTTATTAATTTTAAGACATCAACTGAAAGCTAAAAATGAATATTCAGAGATAGAGGTGATTAAAGAATATGGTAAATTACCTGAGGTTGAGTGTTATCCAGGGCACCTCAACCAAGTGTTAATGAATTTGCTCGCCAATGCTATTGATGCGTTAGAAGAGAGGAGAGTACATAAGTGCCGTGACCACTCTCAAGCCTCGCCCTTGATTCGGATTCACACTGAAGTTAAACAAGACCCTTCATCATTTAGCGATAAAAGTGATGTTTCCCATGTATTGATTCATATTACCGACAACGGGATGGGGATGACCGAAGAAGTACGCTGTCATCTCTTTGACCCATTCTTTACCACTAAACCCATCGGCAAAGGTACTGGATTGGGATTATCTATCAGCTACAAAATTATCGTGGAAAAACACAAGGGTCAGGTCCTAAGTAAATCTGAACTCGGTCAAGGGAGTGAGTTCATTATTGAGTTACCCATTCGGCAAAGCCATTAAAGTTTCTAAGGATTGATGGCTTGGATAAGACTTAAGTGTTTAATGAGGTTGGTCAATTAAAGAATGGAGCCTGCTGGAATCTGTGGTACTGCCTACCTGAAAGACACTATTTCTTCCAAGGAAACTTGGTACCCATCTCCGTCATGGCTGAGAAGATGAGATAGAGGATGAGTACAGCTACACCGATGAAAAAAGGAACGAGGTCGTTGTCCATTTTGATCGAGCAGAATAGTTCGCACGGATTAAATTACATTTGACTTTACCAGGGATTGCCAATCATCGTGAAGGCTGACCAGTAATAAGGATGCTCCAGCGTTTGACTACCGAGTTGTTCTAGTGCGGGTGGCAAGGGAATCTCTATATCCGAAGTTATCAGCTTCCCTCCTTCCAAGCGCACTTCTCCCTTGAGCATTGCCAGTTGAGCTTGCCTGAGTGCCTCAGATTTGATGGGAGCGCTTTTCAACTCGTCATAAAATGTCGTCATTAGCCCTAGTGTGCCTTGGTCACTGACATACCACAGACTTGCCAAAGATGACTTGACTCCTGCCAGTACCGATAATCCAGCAAAACCCAATTCCGACTCCTGATCACCCAAAGCACTACGGCAGGCACTGAGGACTAATAGCTCCACAGGGGGCTTATTCCAACCGAGTTGCCGCAGTTGATCGAGGCGCAGCTTGGTATCCGATAGCTGGATGTAGGAGTTGCTAGGCTTTCCCGGACGGAATTCACCGTGAGTGGCAAGGTGAATAATCCCAAACGGTTGTTTCTGTCGCTCAAGCTTGAGATTTTGCAGAGTGAAAGCGTCGTTAAGAAAGGACTTGCCCTGCCACAGCTTTCCAGCAATGGTTGACAGTTCCACGGGTACTGCGGGTAAAGCATTGAGTTCAGTAAATTTTTCTGCCCCCATCGCTAGAACTTGGGAGTTCTTGATGTCTTTATAGCGAGTGTTGGTGAGGCTGAGACTGGGCATTAGACCCACACTATAGCGCTCGATGATGAAGTTTTTCCCATCGTTGAGCGCCGCTATCGGTATCGCTCTTAGCCCAGTATCCATCAGGAAGGCGAGGTTTTGAACTCCTCTGGCTTGTAAATCTGCCTCCAAAGGCGCAACGATCCACTTGTAAAGTTGCTGGGATGAAGCCAAGTACCCACGACGGTTTC includes the following:
- a CDS encoding PAS domain S-box protein, whose product is MTLRQKTVLIIGVTLLCLLVTLYLSLSTIWLNRVAKIEFQQTHQNVERVTEALANNLQELNSTAKDWAGWDDTYAFVADVNERYIQENLADASFVNLRLNFMLFINKAGQVKYGKGLDLQQKVAIPVPASLKQYLATRPRLLQHNTLNSSHTGILLLPEGSLLVASHPIVKSDRTGRIRGSLILGRFLNSGELIRLSQLTRLPLTIYPFHQGQLPKDFQAIKDELTQELSQAKILAESIILVRPLSSQRIAGYTLLRNIEGQSGLLLRVDTARNIYQQGKLGLRYLVLALLAVGFAFGCVTLLLLEKWVLSPLSHFSATVRRIRAKDDLKERLLTQGRDELSRLGTEINQMLARLQESQLQLSQSEERYRLVVNNVQEVIFQTDSSGRWTFLNPAWTEITGFSVEESLGKPCCTFIHPEDQGYHNEHFRQLMEGKIQNTRYELRFQTNDGCYRIFELHSRLVVGYYREIAGIGGTLNDITERKLAEAREREKAQELERTLLELTQTQSQLIQSEKMSSLGQLVAGVAHEINNPISFVYGNITHASGSIQDLLDLINCYQQHYPNPSAEILEKMENIDYNFVVTDLPKLLASITIGTERIRDIVQSLRNFSRLNESEIKIVDIHEGIESTLLILRHQLKAKNEYSEIEVIKEYGKLPEVECYPGHLNQVLMNLLANAIDALEERRVHKCRDHSQASPLIRIHTEVKQDPSSFSDKSDVSHVLIHITDNGMGMTEEVRCHLFDPFFTTKPIGKGTGLGLSISYKIIVEKHKGQVLSKSELGQGSEFIIELPIRQSH